A single genomic interval of Malania oleifera isolate guangnan ecotype guangnan chromosome 11, ASM2987363v1, whole genome shotgun sequence harbors:
- the LOC131168643 gene encoding pentatricopeptide repeat-containing protein At5g66520-like: MSAAQAAIKPTVALVVAIKQSTSIRELKTIQAHIVRAGLAHDTFLTGKLMESAALTQKGHIAYAHGIFSQTHHPNVLMWNTLIRGYSLSDSPIKAVSLYRDMHLGGISPNSFSFRFVLKACCKLLRLCEGEQLYAQILKLGFESEPDVVNVLLKLLAVCGRIEDASKMFDEMPQRNKGSWSAIVSGYAQNDCSSEALSLFRQMLEEGVEVDGFTLASVVGVCGDISALDLGKWLHSYIDREGIELDVVLGTSLVVMYSKCGSLDDALKVFEGMRERDVTAWSAMIGGYAIHGYGKKALQVFDAMKRAKVKPNCVTFTSVLCACSHAGLIEEGSRYFDAMALEYGISPQMEHYGCMVDLYCRAGLVSRAHEFVQKMPIEPNAALWRTLLTACKTYGYKELGEQISEEILELEPHSGRNYVLVSNVYASLGRWSSVSKVRRLMKDKKAKKEHGCSSIEVDFVVHQFVMGDETHPEIKEIYDMLDGMAKKLKKEGYVATTIDVLHDIDEEEKEQALSLHSERLALAYGLLRLPEDSPIRVVKNLRVCIDCHSVIKLISAAYKREITVRDRVRFHHFREGKCSCNDYW, encoded by the coding sequence ATGAGCGCCGCCCAGGCGGCCATCAAGCCGACGGTCGCCTTGGTGGTGGCCATCAAGCAGAGCACCTCCATCCGAGAACTCAAGACAATCCAAGCCCACATAGTACGAGCTGGTCTCGCCCACGACACCTTCTTAACCGGCAAGTTGATGGAGTCGGCCGCCCTCACCCAGAAGGGACACATTGCCTACGCCCATGGCATCTTCTCCCAGACGCACCATCCTAACGTCTTGATGTGGAACACCCTCATCAGAGGCTACTCTCTGAGCGACTCCCCCATCAAGGCCGTCTCCCTTTACAGAGACATGCACCTCGGCGGCATTTCACCGAACAGCTTCAGCTTCCGCTTCGTTCTCAAAGCTTGTTGCAAGTTGCTGAGGCTTTGCGAAGGGGAACAGCTCTACGCGCAAATCCTGAAACTGGGCTTTGAGTCTGAACCTGATGTGGTCAATGTGTTGCTGAAACTGCTCGCGGTTTGCGGTCGAATTGAAGATGCTAGCAAGATGTTCGACGAAATGCCTCAGAGAAATAAAGGTTCGTGGAGTGCGATAGTGTCTGGATACGCGCAGAATGATTGCTCGTCGGAGGCTTTGTCGTTGTTCAGGCAAATGCTAGAGGAGGGAGTGGAGGTTGATGGGTTCACGTTGGCAAGTGTGGTTGGGGTTTGTGGTGATATCAGTGCTCTAGATTTGGGCAAATGGCTGCATTCTTACATTGATAGAGAGGGGATTGAGCTTGACGTCGTTTTGGGTACTTCTCTAGTTGTTATGTACTCAAAATGTGGGAGTTTGGATGATGCGCTTAAGGTTTTTGAGGGAATGAGGGAGAGAGATGTGACGGCATGGTCTGCTATGATTGGAGGCTATGCTATTCATGGATATGGTAAGAAAGCTTTGCAAGTGTTTGATGCCATGAAGAGAGCCAAGGTAAAACCCAATTGTGTCACTTTTACTAGTGTATTGTGTGCGTGTAGTCATGCAGGGTTGATTGAGGAGGGCTCTCGATATTTCGATGCCATGGCATTGGAGTATGGGATCTCTCCCCAGATGGAGCATTATGGGTGCATGGTTGATCTATATTGTCGTGCAGGGCTCGTGTCCAGAGCGCATGAGTTTGTGCAAAAAATGCCCATTGAGCCTAATGCAGCTCTATGGCGAACGCTGCTTACTGCATGCAAGACTTATGGATACAAAGAGCTAGGTGAGCAGATTAGTGAGGAGATCCTCGAGCTAGAGCCACATAGTGGTCGGAACTACGTGCTTGTGTCCAATGTGTATGCTTCTCTAGGTAGGTGGTCAAGTGTGAGCAAGGTTAGGAGGCTAATGAAAGACAAGAAAGCAAAGAAAGAGCATGGTTGTAGCTCAATAGAGGTGGATTTTGTTGTGCATCAATTCGTTATGGGAGACGAAACACATCCCGAAATAAAAGAGATTTATGACATGCTTGATGGAATGGCAAAGAAGTTGAAGAAGGAAGGGTACGTAGCAACAACCATTGATGTTTTGCATGATATAGATGAAGAGGAAAAGGAGCAGGCACTGAGTCTGCACAGTGAGAGACTGGCTCTTGCTTATGGGTTGCTTCGCTTGCCCGAGGACTCACCCATTCGAGTAGTGAAAAACCTCCGCGTATGTATAGATTGTCATTCAGTCATAAAACTGATCTCTGCAGCTTACAAGAGAGAAATCACTGTAAGAGATCGAGTTCGGTTTCATCATTTTAGAGAAGGGAAATGTTCATGCAATGACTATTGGTGA